The following are encoded together in the Pygocentrus nattereri isolate fPygNat1 chromosome 3, fPygNat1.pri, whole genome shotgun sequence genome:
- the tubb5 gene encoding tubulin beta-5 chain isoform X1, whose amino-acid sequence MREIVHIQAGQCGNQIGAKFWEVISDEHGIDPTGTYHGDSDLQLDRISVYYNEATGGKYVPRAILVDLEPGTMDSVRSGPFGQIFRPDNFVFGQSGAGNNWAKGHYTEGAELVDSVLDVVRKESESCDCLQGFQLTHSLGGGTGSGMGTLLISKIREEYPDRIMNTFSVVPSPKVSDTVVEPYNATLSVHQLVENTDETYCIDNEALYDICFRTLKLTTPTYGDLNHLVSATMSGVTTCLRFPGQLNADLRKLAVNMVPFPRLHFFMPGFAPLTSRGSQQYRALTVPELTQQVFDAKNMMAACDPRHGRYLTVAAVFRGRMSMKEVDEQMLNVQNKNSSYFVEWIPNNVKTAVCDIPPRGLKMAVTFIGNSTAIQELFKRISEQFTAMFRRKAFLHWYTGEGMDEMEFTEAESNMNDLVSEYQQYQDATAEEEGEFEEEAEENA is encoded by the exons TTCTGGGAGGTGATCAGTGATGAGCATGGCATTGACCCGACAGGCACCTACCACGGAGACAGCGACCTACAGCTGGACAGAATCAGTGTCTACTATAACGAGGCTACAG GAGGTAAATATGTGCCTAGAGCTATTCTAGTGGACCTGGAACCCGGCACCATGGACTCTGTCCGCTCTGGCCCCTTCGGACAGATCTTCAGACCCGACAACTTTGTGTTTG GTCAGAGCGGTGCTGGTAATAACTGGGCTAAAGGCCACTACACAGAGGGAGCGGAGCTGGTGGACTCGGTGCTGGACGTAGTGCGTAAGGAGTCTGAAAGCTGCGACTGCCTGCAGGGCTTCCAGCTCACGCACTCACTGGGTGGTGGCACCGGGTCCGGCATGGGCACCCTGCTTATCAGCAAGATCCGCGAAGAATATCCCGACCGCATCATGAACACCTTCAGCGTGGTTCCTTCACCCAAAGTGTCCGATACAGTGGTAGAGCCCTATAATGCCACCCTGTCCGTCCACCAGCTGGTAGAGAACACAGATGAAACCTACTGCATCGACAACGAAGCCCTGTACGACATCTGCTTCCGCACTCTCAAGCTAACCACACCCACTTACGGTGACCTCAACCACCTTGTATCTGCCACGATGAGCGGCGTCACCACTTGCCTTCGCTTCCCAGGCCAGCTGAATGCTGACTTGCGCAAATTAGCCGTCAACATGGTACCCTTCCCTCGTCTCCACTTCTTTATGCCTGGTTTTGCCCCTCTGACCAGCAGGGGAAGCCAACAGTATCGCGCCCTGACCGTGCCCGAGCTTACCCAGCAAGtatttgatgccaaaaacatGATGGCGGCCTGTGATCCACGCCATGGCCGCTACCTGACAGTGGCTGCAGTCTTCCGTGGCCGCATGTCTATGAAGGAGGTGGACGAGCAGATGCTCAACGTCCAGAACAAGAACAGCAGCTACTTTGTGGAATGGATCCCCAACAACGTTAAGACAGCCGTCTGCGACATCCCACCCCGCGGCTTGAAGATGGCAGTCACCTTCATTGGCAACAGCACAGCTATCCAGGAGCTGTTCAAGCGCATCTCCGAGCAGTTCACCGCCATGTTCCGCCGCAAGGCCTTCTTGCACTGGTACACAGGCGAAGGCATGGATGAGATGGAGTTCACCGAGGCTGAGAGCAACATGAACGACCTGGTGTCCGAGTACCAGCAGTACCAGGATGCCACGGCTGAGGAGGAGGGCGAGTTTGAGGAGGAGGCGGAGGAGAATGCTTAA
- the tubb5 gene encoding tubulin beta-5 chain isoform X2, translating into MREIVHIQAGQCGNQIGAKFWEVISDEHGIDPTGTYHGDSDLQLDRISVYYNEATGKYVPRAILVDLEPGTMDSVRSGPFGQIFRPDNFVFGQSGAGNNWAKGHYTEGAELVDSVLDVVRKESESCDCLQGFQLTHSLGGGTGSGMGTLLISKIREEYPDRIMNTFSVVPSPKVSDTVVEPYNATLSVHQLVENTDETYCIDNEALYDICFRTLKLTTPTYGDLNHLVSATMSGVTTCLRFPGQLNADLRKLAVNMVPFPRLHFFMPGFAPLTSRGSQQYRALTVPELTQQVFDAKNMMAACDPRHGRYLTVAAVFRGRMSMKEVDEQMLNVQNKNSSYFVEWIPNNVKTAVCDIPPRGLKMAVTFIGNSTAIQELFKRISEQFTAMFRRKAFLHWYTGEGMDEMEFTEAESNMNDLVSEYQQYQDATAEEEGEFEEEAEENA; encoded by the exons TTCTGGGAGGTGATCAGTGATGAGCATGGCATTGACCCGACAGGCACCTACCACGGAGACAGCGACCTACAGCTGGACAGAATCAGTGTCTACTATAACGAGGCTACAG GTAAATATGTGCCTAGAGCTATTCTAGTGGACCTGGAACCCGGCACCATGGACTCTGTCCGCTCTGGCCCCTTCGGACAGATCTTCAGACCCGACAACTTTGTGTTTG GTCAGAGCGGTGCTGGTAATAACTGGGCTAAAGGCCACTACACAGAGGGAGCGGAGCTGGTGGACTCGGTGCTGGACGTAGTGCGTAAGGAGTCTGAAAGCTGCGACTGCCTGCAGGGCTTCCAGCTCACGCACTCACTGGGTGGTGGCACCGGGTCCGGCATGGGCACCCTGCTTATCAGCAAGATCCGCGAAGAATATCCCGACCGCATCATGAACACCTTCAGCGTGGTTCCTTCACCCAAAGTGTCCGATACAGTGGTAGAGCCCTATAATGCCACCCTGTCCGTCCACCAGCTGGTAGAGAACACAGATGAAACCTACTGCATCGACAACGAAGCCCTGTACGACATCTGCTTCCGCACTCTCAAGCTAACCACACCCACTTACGGTGACCTCAACCACCTTGTATCTGCCACGATGAGCGGCGTCACCACTTGCCTTCGCTTCCCAGGCCAGCTGAATGCTGACTTGCGCAAATTAGCCGTCAACATGGTACCCTTCCCTCGTCTCCACTTCTTTATGCCTGGTTTTGCCCCTCTGACCAGCAGGGGAAGCCAACAGTATCGCGCCCTGACCGTGCCCGAGCTTACCCAGCAAGtatttgatgccaaaaacatGATGGCGGCCTGTGATCCACGCCATGGCCGCTACCTGACAGTGGCTGCAGTCTTCCGTGGCCGCATGTCTATGAAGGAGGTGGACGAGCAGATGCTCAACGTCCAGAACAAGAACAGCAGCTACTTTGTGGAATGGATCCCCAACAACGTTAAGACAGCCGTCTGCGACATCCCACCCCGCGGCTTGAAGATGGCAGTCACCTTCATTGGCAACAGCACAGCTATCCAGGAGCTGTTCAAGCGCATCTCCGAGCAGTTCACCGCCATGTTCCGCCGCAAGGCCTTCTTGCACTGGTACACAGGCGAAGGCATGGATGAGATGGAGTTCACCGAGGCTGAGAGCAACATGAACGACCTGGTGTCCGAGTACCAGCAGTACCAGGATGCCACGGCTGAGGAGGAGGGCGAGTTTGAGGAGGAGGCGGAGGAGAATGCTTAA
- the mdc1 gene encoding mediator of DNA damage checkpoint protein 1 has product MDATQQIDDSFCEDDTGEEKEPGREEKEREPLAALKVFKNNYIPETEVPLYRGENVLGRDPASCSFPLQARSISSRHAVISISFFRDDSRHLSGGDTMEALLWDLGSLNGTRKGRFKLTPHVRYALTEGDSVVLADLPCQYISLKHADRNTHVATEKEKEKEKEKGKDPSPAKSGSEGGMGRGVENTGKKSVLPPVPLWKDKEANLQSPQKTPKEPEKTLVPESDSDSEGEKGGQRERRRFLDSASSDLSSPTCSTFLTPANKVIPESEDESSITPSSAGMGRFIKKENHSKASSDSFTPALLNFNMDSDTDGEEEDAEVRKTEPEVKPANPPQADPVVPACLHMDSDTDVEDEDMEKNKNPEISAGVEQKDLVAAAGRTTDSDTDVEDEGTEKTKSPETAAGVAQKDVVTPAGHAMDNGTDVEGNEPHRTETSLPSGDEEQKTSTEFHMDSDTDVEDENVPIMTKPVLPVSIPSANPVAELHIDSDTDSEEEEKPTEAIKLISDSDTDDDDPFKPTKGKTIKNVKALQAKTVQTDSNSDTDVEDDFTAANSKARKDFGIAPDAHCESPAQVQPPAEKLQGEFWMDSDTDVEEEEEKLEREWKGSGTAAEAIQSSTPRGAGLSEEEMETQVFVSPSQPFKRPALPSLLRSFVSPGGRSQDSDDLTVAETQSFVSDALAADATLDKTQQSLRGCGASPFQLGLSDSSHRQLDPEEHAGALDPSEDDWTLQPTQPYAVKNVRGTTEARSRQLDLEATQDYAVHMDNEDEPTQPLKKGNDDSDTNGVPDTGEKRGRVVDDDGEVLDSHPSTADTLILARSPKLEEQTQAYGLFTAQILPFDEEEEEEEFDSGPGPSARLSKRRQIEEEQTQPIEPGANIHVAIAETLAMFEEEEAEEEEHSTESMSSRRSHRGGKAEETQPLEPDGSTHVAIVETQPMCEDEEEQSEITSSRSCRGRKVAKVEETQPLDPDGSTHVAIAVTQPVGEDKEEGQSETMLDSKPRRGKKVAKAEPTQPLELDANTDIAIAETQPLGGEEEEPEEEQSEITSSRRSCRGRKAAKIEETQPLEPDASTHVAIVETQPMCEDEEEHEEEQSEITSSRSRRGRKVAKVEETQPLEPNAGTSVAIAVTLPVGEEKEEGQSETTLDSKPRRGKKVPKAEPTQPLELDANTDIAIAETQPLGGEEEEPEEEQSKITSSRRSCRGRKAAKIEETQPLDPDASTHVAIAVTQPVGEDKEEGRSETTLDSKPRRGTKVAKAEPTQPLELDANTDVVIAETQSAADDQEEGEDDQQSEITSNRRSRRGRKVAKVEETRPLEPDASTHVAKAEALGEDEGAQEDDQQGGPRRPRRGRKTAKAEPTRPPKSDASTRTTTTEITMDEEGGVQEEEQQASKRSLRGKGTGVSGKGRGRATAEKEGKRKRGRAVLEEEEDSEEETDGCRKGGRKSTRQRSKEQEERDKLEEEKNERETQEERREEQEQKVQEERKGLERERVEREERELAERLEQERRENEEREQLKKEEEERERKENERRERERREEEAREKLEKERKEREERERIEKEEKDRLEREKKEREQKERLEKEKERLEKEKREREELEQRLDKERSEQEEKDTDRVRRKREEKEQTEKEVREKEEREQVEKEKKKKESEYKDRAEKERGRLQGKRRAGLVRKEKGKEDEEVEDTDGQSENSKRRMLEMETVETEKQEDEDGKGKKKVQVKAEIGAKLGRGRRPTRKSAAPLAAAEESMSVDVPARRTRSRSNSSNSVSSEQSTSTMDGQTRGQGRGRRRGREPAEEVVDNRRPPGRRKTTTAASTETERDSGAHVHSRSNSGSSERSSSSAGIKKTDKGEKGGKSGKMEKQEEGQQGSAAAGRGRGRGGKRVEAGDVKVATTEEAHLKKEKSEAVSVNEDSVISQTPSRGRKRGADTTVLVAETPQTPKTPRRSVAGPTHKVLFTGVVDEDGEKVLLRLGGGLAKGVRDMSHLVTDKVRRTVKFLCAVARGVPIVTPDWLTKCGKAGTFLSPNEFLVKDAEQEKKFNFKLQDSLRAASHQPLLQGYEIHVTPSVKPEPVQMKDIIACCGARYLPKMPTAQKAQVVVVSCEEDRALCNKALSLGVPVVSAEFLLTGILQQKVDLKTHALSTSPSAASRPATQGRRK; this is encoded by the exons ATGGATGCAACCCAGCAGATAGATGACTCCTTCTGTGAAGATGACACGGGTGAAGAAAAGGAACCGGGAcgagaagagaaggaaagagaaccGCTGGCTGCGTTAAAAGTGTTCAAAAATAATTACATCCCAGAAACAG AGGTGCCCCTCTACCGAGGAGAGAACGTTTTGGGCCGTGACCCTGCCTCATGCTCCTTTCCGCTACAGGCCCGTTCCATATCCAGCCGTCATGCTGTCATCTCCATCTCCTTCTTCCGTGATGACAGCCGTCACCTCAGTGGTGGGGACACCATGGAAGCACTGCTGTGGGACCTGGGCAGTTTGAACGGCACCAGGAAAGGCCGGTTTAAACTGACCCCTCATGTGCGTTACGCTCTGACCGAGGGTGACAGCGTGGTGCTCGCTGACCTGCCCTGCCAATACATCAGCCTTAAACAtgcagacagaaacacacacgtGGCCacggagaaagagaaggagaaggagaaggagaaagggaagGATCCGTCACCCGCCAAGAGTGGCTCAGAAGGAGGGATGGGTAGAGGAGTGGAGAACACGGGGAAGAAGAGCGTGTTACCACCTGTGCCGCTATGGAAGGATAAAGAGGCAAATCTTCAGTCGCCTCAGAAGACCCCCAAAGAGCCAGAGAAGACCCTAGTGCCTGAGTCTGACTCTGACTCGGAGGGAGAGAAaggtggacagagagagaggaggaggttTTTGG ACTCGGCATCCTCAGACCTGTCAAGCCCCACTTGTTCAACATTCCTGACGCcagcaaacaaagtcattccagAGAG TGAGGACGAAAGCTCGATCACCCCGTCTTCGGCTGGGATGGGCAGATTTATAAAGAAAGAGAACCACAGTAAAGCCTCCTCAGACTCCTTCACACCTGCCCTTCTGAACTTCAACATGGACAGTGACACAGATGGGGAGGAAGAGGATGCAGAGGTGAGGAAGACAGAGCCTGAGGTTAAGCCTGCTAACCCACCACAAGCGGACCCAGTTGTTCCAGCCTGTCTCCATATGGACAGCGATACTGACGTAGAGGATGAGGATatggagaaaaacaagaatCCAGAGATTTCAGCTGGAGTCGAACAAAAGGACCTGGTTGCTGCAGCTGGTCGCACCACAGACAGCGATACTGATGTAGAGGATGAGGGGACGGAGAAAACCAAGAGTCCAGAGACTGCAGCTGGAGTCGCACAAAAGGACGTGGTTACGCCAGCTGGTCACGCCATGGACAACGGTACAGATGTCGAAGGGAATGAGCCTCATAGAACTGAAACCAGTCTGCCTTCTGGAGACGAAGAACAAAAGACATCCACAGAATTCCACATGGATAGTGACACAGACGTTGAAGATGAGAATGTTCCCATTATGACAAAGCCGGTGTTGCCAGTGTCCATACCCTCAGCCAATCCTGTAGCAGAATTACATATAGACAGCGACACTGACtcagaagaagaggagaagcCAACAGAAGCAATTAAGCTAATCTCAGACAGTGATACCGATGATGACGATCCTTTCAAACCTACGAAGGGTAAAACCATAAAGAATGTGAAGGCTCTACAGGCCAAAACGGTGCAGACTGACTCCAACAGTGACACAGATGTGGAGGATGACTTCACCGCAGCCAACTCTAAGGCACGTAAAGACTTTGGGATTGCCCCAGATGCTCACTGTGAAAGTCCAGCTCAGGTCCAGCCTCCTGCTGAAAAATTGCAGGGTGAATTCTGGATGGACAGTGATACGGAtgtggaggaagaagaggagaagcTTGAGAGAGAGTGGAAGGGTTCAGGAACAGCAGCAGAGGCTATCCAGTCTTCTACACCAAGAGGAGCAG GTTTGTCTGAAGAGGAGATGGAAACCCAAGTATTTGTCAGTCCGTCTCAGCCATTTAAAC gGCCagctctcccctctctcctaCGATCCTTTGTGTCCCCTGGAGGCCGCAGTCAGGACAGCGATGACTTAACTGTGGCTGAGACTCAGTCCTTCGTGTCTGATGCTCTTGCTGCAGACGCCACTCTGGATAAGACACAGCAGTCACTGAGGGGCTGTGGTGCTTCACCCTTCCAGCTGGGCCTCTCTGACAGCAGCCACCGACAGCTAGATCCTGAAGAACATGCTGGGGCTTTGGACCCCTCAGAGGACGACTGGACCCTGCAGCCTACCCAACCATATG CTGTGAAGAACGTACGAGGCACTACTGAAGCCAGGTCGAGGCAGTTGGATCTAGAGGCTACACAAGACTATGCTGTCCACATGGATAATGAGGATGAGCCTACCCAGccactgaaaaaaggaaatgatgACAGTGACACTAATGGGGTGCCTGACACTGGTGAAAAAAGAGGAAGGGTTGTAGACGATGATGGGGAGGTGCTGGATTCGCATCCCTCCACTGCTGACACTCTGATCCTGGCCAGGAGCCCAAAGCTAGAGGAGCAGACCCAAGCTTATGGTCTCTTTACTGCCCAAATCTTGCCAtttgatgaggaggaggaggaagaagagttTGACAGCGGACCTGGGCCTAGTGCAAGGCTCAGCAAACGAAGACAGATAGAGGAAGAGCAAACACAGCCTATAGAGCCTGGTGCTAACATCCATGTTGCCATTGCTGAAACACTGGCTATGTTTGAGGAAGAGGAGGCAGAGGAAGAAGAGCACAGCACTGAAAGCATGTCCAGCAGGAGATCCCATAGGGGAGGAAAAGCCGAGGAAACACAGCCTCTTGAGCCTGATGGTAGTACCCATGTTGCTATTGTGGAAACACAGCCAATGTGTGAGGATGaggaagaacagagtgaaatcACTTCTAGTAGATCCTGTAGGGGGAGAAAGGTTGCTAAAGTTGAGGAAACCCAGCCTCTTGACCCTGATGGTAGCACCCATGTTGCTATTGCTGTAACACAGCCGGTGGGTGAAGATAAGGAAGAAGGACAGAGTGAAACTATGTTGGACAGTAAACCCCGCAGAGGGAAAAAGGTTGCTAAAGCTGAGCCAACACAGCCTCTTGAGCTGGATGCTAATACTGATATTGCTATTGCTGAAACACAGCCTCTGGGGGGTGAAGAGGAGGAACCTGaggaagaacagagtgaaatcACTTCAAGCAGAAGATCCTGTAGGGGGAGAAAGGCTGCCAAAATTGAGGAAACCCAGCCTCTTGAGCCTGATGCTAGTACCCATGTTGCTATTGTGGAAACACAGCCAATGtgtgaggatgaggaggaacatgaggaagaacagagtgaaatcACTTCTAGTAGATCTCGTAGGGGGAGAAAGGTTGCTAAAGTTGAGGAAACCCAGCCTCTTGAGCCCAATGCTGGTACCAGTGTTGCTATTGCTGTAACACTGCCGGTGGGTGAGGAAAAGGAAGAAGGACAGAGTGAAACTACGTTGGACAGTAAACCCCGCAGAGGGAAAAAGGTTCCTAAAGCTGAGCCAACACAGCCTCTTGAGCTGGATGCTAATACTGATATTGCTATTGCTGAAACACAGCCTCTGGGGGGTGAAGAGGAGGAACCTGaggaagaacagagtaaaatcACTTCAAGCAGAAGATCCTGTAGGGGGAGAAAGGCTGCCAAAATTGAGGAAACCCAGCCTCTTGACCCTGATGCTAGCACCCATGTTGCTATTGCTGTAACACAGCCCGTGGGTGAAGATAAGGAAGAAGGACGGAGTGAAACTACGTTGGACAGTAAACCCCGCAGAGGGACAAAGGTTGCTAAAGCTGAGCCAACACAGCCTCTTGAGCTGGATGCTAACACTGATGTTGTGATTGCTGAAACACAGTCAGCTGCTGACGATCAGGAGGAAGGTGAAGACGATCAACAAAGTGAAATCACATCTAATAGGAGATCCCGTAGGGGGAGAAAGGTTGCTAAAGTTGAGGAAACCCGGCCTCTTGAGCCTGATGCTAGCACCCATGTTGCTAAAGCTGAAGCACTGGGTGAGGATGAGGGGGCACAGGAAGACGACCAACAGGGTGGACCCAGGAGACCCCGCAGGGGGAGAAAAACTGCTAAAGCTGAGCCAACTCGGCCTCCCAAGTCTGATGCCAGCACCCGAACTACTACTACTGAAATTACTATGGATGAAGAAGGGGGGGTGCAGGAGGAAGAGCAACAAGCTAGCAAGAGAAGCCTCAGAGGAAAAGGGACAGGAGTGTCTGGTAAGGGCAGAGGAAGAGCAACcgcagagaaagagggaaagaggaagagggGAAGAGCCGTGttagaggaagaggaggacagCGAAGAGGAGACAGATGGATGTAGGAAGGGAGGAAGAAAAAGCACAAGACAGAGGTCTAAAGAGCAGGAAGAGAGGGACAagctggaggaggagaagaacgAAAGGGAGACccaagaggaaaggagagaggagcAAGAGCAGAAAGTGCAAGAAGAGAGGAAAGgtttagagagggagagagtggagcGTGAAGAAAGAGAGCTGGCTGAAAGGTTGGAACAAGAGAGGAGGgaaaatgaagaaagagagCAGTTGAaaaaggaagaggaggagagggagaggaaagaaaatgagagaagggAGAGGGAAAGGAGGGAAGAAGAGGCAAGAGAGAAGCTTGAAaaggagaggaaggaaagagaagagagggaaagaatagaaaaggaagagaaagacagattagagagagagaagaaggaaaggGAACAGAAGGAAAGATTagaaaaggagaaggagagattggaaaaggagaagagggaaagagaagaacTTGAACAAAGACTTGACAAAGAAAGGAGTGAACAGGAAGAAAAAGACACAGACAGGGTACGAAGGAAGCGAGAAGAGAAGgaacaaactgaaaaagaagtgcgagaaaaggaagagagagaacaagtggaaaaagagaagaaaaagaaagaaagtgagtaCAAAGATAGAGCGGAAAAGGAAAGAGGACGACTACAGGGAAAGCGTCGAGCGGGGCTGgtgaggaaagaaaaaggaaaagaggatGAAGAAGTCGAGGACACAGATGGACAGAGTGAGAATTCCAAAAGAAGGATGCTGGAAATGGAAACGgtagagacagaaaaacaagagGATGAAGACGGGAAGGGTAAAAAGAAAGTGCAAGTAAAAGCAGAAATTGGAGCGAAACTGGGTAGAGGTAGACGACCTACCAGGAAATCTGCTGCACCCCTTGCTGCCGCAGAGGAATCCATGTCGGTAGATGTCCCAGCCAGAAGGACACGCTCACGTTCAAATTCCTCCAACTCTGTCAGTTCAGAGCAGTCCACATCCACTATGGATGGCCAGACCAGAGGCCAAGGCCGAGGAAGGCGCAGAGGCAGAGAACCAGCTGAAGAAGTGGTTGATAACAGGAGGCCGCCAGGTCGAAGGAAGACCACCACGGCAGCATCTACTGAGACGGAGCGGGATTCCGGTGCTCATGTTCACTCTCGCTCCAACTCCGGAAGCTCAGAGAGatccagcagcagtgctggaATCAAGAAAACAGATAAGGGGGAAAAAGGGGGGAAGagtggaaaaatggaaaaacaagaaGAAGGTCAACAAGGTTCAGCGGCTGCTGGACGTGGGAGGGGAAGAGGCGGTAAAAGAGTGGAGGCAGGTGATGTTAAAGTGGCGACCACTGAAGAGGCCCACCTGAAGAAGGAGAAATCAGAGGCAGTGTCTGTCAATGAGGACAGTGTTATAAGCCAAACCCCCAGCAGAGGGCGCAAGAGAGGTGCTGATACCACTGTGCTGGTAGCAGAAACGCCCCAGACTCCTAAAACCCCTCGTCGGTCGGTAGCCGGTCCAACCCACAAG GTCTTGTTTACAGGAGTGGTGGACGAGGATGGGGAGAAGGTGCTGCTGCGTTTGGGTGGTGGGCTGGCGAAGGGCGTGCGTGATATGAGTCACCTAGTGACGGATAAAGTGCGCCGCACCGTCAAGTTCCTGTGTGCTGTGGCCAGAGGAGTGCCCATCGTCACCCCGGACTGGCTGACCAAG TGTGGTAAAGCAGGGACCTTCCTCTCTCCTAATGAGTTCTTAGTGAAAGATGCGGAGCAGGAGAAGAAATTTAACTTTAAGCTGCAGGACTCTTTGAGAGCGGCCAGCCATCAACCCCTATTACAG GGTTATGAGATCCATGTGACGCCCTCTGTGAAGCCTGAGCCAGTTCAGATGAAGGACATCATCGCCTGCTGTGGTGCACGCTACCTTCCCAAGATGCCCACTGCTCAAAAG gctcaggtggtggtggtgtccTGTGAAGAGGACAGAGCTCTGTGTAATAAGGCCCTGAGTTTGGGTGTCCCTGTGGTCAGTGCCGAGTTTCTGCTGACCGGTATACTGCAGCAGAAGGTGGACCTGAAGACGCATGCGCTCTCGACTTCTCCCTCTGCTGCTTCCAGACCTGCCACCCAGGGCCGCAGGAAGTAG